A window of the Lolium perenne isolate Kyuss_39 chromosome 7, Kyuss_2.0, whole genome shotgun sequence genome harbors these coding sequences:
- the LOC127300868 gene encoding uncharacterized protein → MSSAAALGGTAAPWAQAQPHLLQEFEYFLVVDFEATCEKDSRIYPQEIIEFPSVLVDGATGRIESAFRRYVRPKYHPVLTQFCRELTGIRQEDVDGGVDLGEALWLHHRWLQAATSGARKGGSLAVVTWGDWDCRTMLESECVFKGIAKPAYFDRWVNLRVPFQAVLGGGGRATLQEAVRAAGLQWEGRLHCGLDDARNTARLLVEIMRRGAKIAITGSLAPPPIQPKEEEEEQPHTSLCGGAAGACFCGVASRWGVVAMPGPMQGRCYWGCGNWTPTMGAICPYFLWSN, encoded by the coding sequence ATGTCGagcgcggcggcgctcgggggcaCGGCGGCGCCGTGGGCTCAGGCGcaaccccacctgctgcaggagttcGAGTACTTCCTGGTCGTGGATTTCGAAGCCACCTGCGAGAAGGACAGCCGGATCTACCCGCAGGAGATCATCGAATTCCCCTCCGTCCTCGTCGACGGCGCCACCGGCCGAATCGAGTCCGCCTTCCGCAGGTATGTCCGCCCTAAGTACCACCCCGTGCTGACTCAGTTTTGCAGGGAGCTCACAGGGATCCGGCAGGAGGACGTCGACGGAGGCGTGGACCTCGGCGAAGCGCTCTGGCTGCACCACCGCTGGCTGCAGGCGGCGACGTCGGGGGCCAGGAAAGGCGGCAGCTTGGCCGTCGTGACGTGGGGGGACTGGGATTGCCGTACGATGCTGGAATCGGAGTGCGTCTTCAAGGGGATCGCCAAGCCCGCCTACTTCGATCGCTGGGTCAACCTCAGGGTCCCCTTCCAGGCGGTGCTCGGGGGCGGAGGGCGGGCCACTCTGCAGGAGGCCGTCCGGGCCGCGGGGTTACAGTGGGAGGGCCGCCTGCACTGCGGGCTTGATGACGCGCGCAACACCGCGCGGCTTCTTGTGGAAATCATGCGGAGGGGCGCCAAGATCGCGATTACCGGCTCCTTGGcgccgccgccgatccagcccaaggaggaggaggaggagcagccacACACAAGTCTGTGCGGTGGCGCCGCCGGGGCATGCTTCTGCGGAGTGGCGAGCAGATGGGGCGTTGTAGCTATGCCAGGGCCAATGCAGGGGAGGTGCTATTGGGGGTGCGGCAACTGGACGCCCACCATGGGAGCCATCTGCCCCTACTTCCTGTGGAGCAATTGA